The following is a genomic window from Thermodesulfovibrionales bacterium.
TGGTCTTGCAACTGCAGGCATCGCAGCAGAAAAGAGTTTCAAGGCGATGCTTTCAGGGAGCGAAGTCGTCCCCGCCGTTGAAACAATGGCAAAGGGTGAAGCGACTTTTACTCTCAGCAAGGACGGCAACGAACTGAGTTATAAAGTGACTGTTTCCGATATCGAGAATGTCACCGCTGCCCATATCCACATGGGGAAAGCAGGGAAGAGCGGTCCGCCCCTGGCACTGATCGATGTCAAGGGCAAAAAGGCGGGTAAATTCAGCGGCACCCTCGCCGAAGGTAAGATTACCGCAAAGGAGCTTATGGGCTCACTCATGGGGAAATCCGTAAAGGATCTCGTCAAGGAGATGGAGGCGGGAAATACCTACCTCAATGTTCATACGGAGAAGTATCCTGACGGAGAGTTGAGAGGACAGATCAAGTAAACCTCTTTGCGGGTCATCGAAGGCCGAAAGCGCCGTCACGAGTTGTTGATCGTATCGATGAGGGCTTTCAGCCTCCCGAAGTCTCTGCGGTCGAAGTCCATGACGAGCCTCGGCAGAGCGGATATCTCGGGCTCGTCGGCTTCGGCGGGCAGGGGGCCTGAGAGGAACATCTCGCCTTGCGGCGAGAGGATGTCCGAGAAACTTTCTTTGAGCCTCTCGACGAAGACGGGATCAGGCGAAGAGGTGAGTCGTAACACGAGCCGCCCCTCGACGTATCTCAGGCTGTGATAACGGCGGTAGAAACGGTTTATCCTCTCGATTACATCGTCAACCGAATCGACGCATTCGAAAAGGGAAAAATCAGAATCTTGAATGTAGCCCTGTCTGAGAAGCTGTTCCTGAAAAAAATGAATGCATTCGGACCAATAGCTGCCGCCAGGAGCATCAACAAGGAGAAGCGGCAACGGGTCGCGCTTTCCCGTCTGAACGAGCGTAAGGGTTTCCATAGCCTCATCAAGGGTGCCGAACCCCCCGGGGAAGAGAACGATCGCATGGGCCTCTTTGAGAAAGGCCACCTTGCGGTTGAAGAAATACTTGTATACGATGAGACGGGGATTTCGCTCGAGTACCGGATTCGGTCTCTGCTCGAAGGGGAGACGGATGTTTACTCCGAAGGAATGGGCCGGCCCGGCGCCCTCGTTAATCGCCTGCATAATGCCGGGACCTCCGCCGGTAATCACCATATGTCCTTCCTCGGCGATTTTTCTGCCGAGGAGGCGCGCCATCCGATAAGCAGGCTCATCCGGCCCTGTTCTGGCAGA
Proteins encoded in this region:
- a CDS encoding CHRD domain-containing protein encodes the protein MRKIHLIIFLLVLGLATAGIAAEKSFKAMLSGSEVVPAVETMAKGEATFTLSKDGNELSYKVTVSDIENVTAAHIHMGKAGKSGPPLALIDVKGKKAGKFSGTLAEGKITAKELMGSLMGKSVKDLVKEMEAGNTYLNVHTEKYPDGELRGQIK
- a CDS encoding TIGR00730 family Rossman fold protein — protein: MKLSFTRTNGPADREIDHLIELVGGIHSPEIVREMIVAALKAGQEEENKADLKLMNSTLKEMRFTAKIFGPYRNVRKITVFGSARTGPDEPAYRMARLLGRKIAEEGHMVITGGGPGIMQAINEGAGPAHSFGVNIRLPFEQRPNPVLERNPRLIVYKYFFNRKVAFLKEAHAIVLFPGGFGTLDEAMETLTLVQTGKRDPLPLLLVDAPGGSYWSECIHFFQEQLLRQGYIQDSDFSLFECVDSVDDVIERINRFYRRYHSLRYVEGRLVLRLTSSPDPVFVERLKESFSDILSPQGEMFLSGPLPAEADEPEISALPRLVMDFDRRDFGRLKALIDTINNS